From the Gallaecimonas mangrovi genome, one window contains:
- the bamB gene encoding outer membrane protein assembly factor BamB: MSGWSKWSALAGVALVTVALVGCSSSEEVRKPAVLVPFDNKVDDSVVWDTSVGDGVGDYFTNLAPNYNYDKIFAASREGVVEALDPTNGDTIWKVDLGAAKSFFGDRSDMRLSGGVSSGFGKVYIGSENGFVYALDEKTGKTLWTAQVPGEAMASPVPDAGLILVNTTSGKLVALDEGTGKQKWVYDQDVPSLTLRGVSAPATVQGAALVGTPDGKLAAVLLDSGLAAWEQPISPAKGDNALELLRDVDGSPIVVGPVVYTIAYNGELVAIDMRSGRPMWKRDYSSYRAMDIDGFDLYITDSTGTLYDIDRRNGLEKWSQPMLLNRRVTAPTVVGNKVVVGDFEGYLHWFDRDTGKLLGRDQINDSGLYARPLVVDGKLVVQSRDGDIYMIKLD, encoded by the coding sequence ATGAGCGGATGGTCTAAATGGTCGGCATTGGCCGGCGTTGCGCTGGTTACTGTTGCCCTGGTGGGTTGTAGTTCCAGCGAAGAAGTACGTAAACCTGCGGTATTGGTTCCTTTTGACAATAAAGTCGATGATTCCGTGGTTTGGGATACCTCTGTGGGTGACGGTGTTGGTGATTACTTCACTAACCTGGCGCCCAACTACAACTACGACAAAATTTTTGCCGCCTCTCGTGAAGGGGTGGTTGAAGCCTTAGATCCCACCAATGGCGATACCATCTGGAAAGTGGATTTAGGTGCCGCCAAGTCGTTCTTTGGTGACCGTTCCGACATGCGTTTGTCCGGTGGTGTATCATCCGGCTTTGGTAAGGTTTACATCGGCTCTGAAAATGGCTTTGTTTACGCCCTGGATGAGAAAACCGGTAAAACCTTGTGGACCGCACAAGTGCCTGGCGAAGCCATGGCGTCACCGGTGCCTGATGCTGGCCTTATCTTGGTTAACACTACCTCTGGCAAACTGGTGGCCTTGGACGAAGGTACCGGCAAGCAAAAATGGGTTTATGACCAAGACGTACCGTCGTTGACCCTGCGAGGCGTGTCTGCCCCGGCAACCGTACAAGGTGCCGCGCTGGTGGGTACCCCAGACGGCAAGTTGGCAGCCGTGCTGCTCGACAGTGGCCTGGCAGCGTGGGAACAACCTATTTCCCCAGCCAAAGGCGATAACGCCCTTGAGCTGCTGCGCGACGTTGACGGTTCCCCTATCGTGGTTGGCCCTGTGGTGTACACCATTGCCTATAATGGCGAATTGGTTGCCATTGACATGCGCTCTGGCCGCCCGATGTGGAAACGTGACTATTCGTCGTACCGCGCCATGGATATCGACGGTTTCGATCTCTACATCACTGACTCCACCGGCACCCTTTACGATATTGACCGTCGTAATGGCTTGGAAAAATGGAGCCAGCCAATGCTGCTTAACCGCCGCGTGACCGCCCCGACAGTGGTAGGTAACAAAGTGGTTGTAGGCGACTTCGAAGGCTACCTGCATTGGTTCGACCGTGATACCGGCAAACTGCTTGGCCGCGACCAAATTAATGACTCCGGTCTTTATGCGCGCCCCTTGGTGGTAGACGGTAAACTGGTTGTACAGTCACGTGACGGCGACATTTACATGATTAAGCTGGACTAA
- the der gene encoding ribosome biogenesis GTPase Der, translating to MLPVVALVGRPNVGKSTLFNRLTNSRDALVADYPGLTRDRKYGQARYGEHDFILVDTGGIEGDEKGIDAAMAKQSLLAMEEADVVMMLVDARDGLTAADEAIARYIRQLNKPVFLVANKIDGIDADSACAEFWGLSLGEIWQIAAAHGRGVTQLLDNALIPVVAKITESEDEASEALADVLGQELIDVDAIEDDEEAEAIPYADLPVKIAIVGRPNVGKSTLTNRILGEERVVVFDMPGTTRDSVYIPMERDGKNYIIIDTAGVRRRGRIDDTVEKFSVVKTLQAIEDANVVLLTMDAREGLSDQDLNLLGHVLNAGRALVLVVNKWDGLSQDDREDIKRELDRRLGFIDFARLHFISALHGSGVGNLFESVNEAFASATQRVSTSKLTRIMQMAQDDHQPPLVSGRRVKLKYAHAGGYNPPRIIIHGNQVEKLPQSYKRYLMNYFRKSLQVIGTPIHVEFQEGENPFAGKKNSLTLSQQRKRKRLMKYIRSRK from the coding sequence ATGCTTCCCGTAGTGGCCCTGGTTGGGCGCCCCAATGTGGGCAAATCAACATTGTTCAACCGATTGACCAACAGTCGTGACGCCCTGGTGGCCGATTACCCCGGCCTGACCCGCGACCGTAAATACGGCCAAGCCCGCTATGGCGAGCATGACTTCATCCTGGTTGATACCGGCGGTATTGAAGGCGACGAAAAGGGCATCGACGCTGCCATGGCCAAGCAATCCTTGCTGGCGATGGAAGAAGCCGATGTGGTGATGATGCTGGTAGATGCCCGCGACGGCCTAACCGCGGCTGACGAAGCCATTGCCCGCTATATTCGCCAACTCAACAAGCCGGTGTTCTTGGTTGCCAACAAAATTGACGGCATCGATGCCGACTCGGCCTGCGCCGAATTTTGGGGGCTAAGCCTTGGCGAGATTTGGCAAATAGCCGCCGCCCATGGCCGTGGTGTTACCCAGCTATTAGATAACGCCCTTATTCCGGTCGTAGCCAAAATTACCGAGTCGGAAGATGAAGCCTCTGAAGCCCTGGCCGATGTGCTGGGCCAGGAGCTTATCGACGTTGACGCTATCGAAGACGACGAAGAAGCCGAAGCCATTCCCTATGCCGACCTGCCGGTAAAAATTGCCATTGTTGGCCGCCCCAATGTCGGTAAGTCGACCCTGACCAACCGCATTTTGGGTGAAGAACGGGTGGTGGTATTTGATATGCCCGGCACCACGCGCGACTCGGTGTACATTCCCATGGAGCGCGACGGCAAGAATTACATCATCATCGACACCGCCGGTGTGCGCCGCCGTGGCCGCATTGACGATACCGTTGAGAAATTCTCAGTGGTAAAAACCCTGCAAGCCATTGAAGACGCCAACGTGGTGCTGCTCACCATGGACGCGCGCGAAGGCTTGTCTGACCAAGACTTGAACCTCTTGGGCCATGTGCTCAACGCTGGCCGCGCCTTGGTATTGGTGGTGAATAAATGGGACGGCCTTAGCCAGGACGACCGTGAAGACATTAAGCGCGAGCTTGACCGCCGGTTAGGCTTCATTGATTTTGCCCGGCTGCACTTTATCTCGGCGCTACATGGCTCCGGAGTGGGTAACTTGTTTGAGTCGGTTAACGAAGCCTTTGCGTCTGCCACCCAGCGGGTGTCTACCTCTAAGCTGACCCGCATTATGCAAATGGCGCAAGACGACCACCAGCCGCCGTTGGTGTCTGGCCGCCGGGTGAAGCTCAAATATGCCCACGCCGGTGGTTATAACCCGCCGCGGATCATCATTCACGGTAACCAGGTTGAAAAGCTGCCACAGTCTTACAAGCGTTACCTGATGAATTACTTCCGTAAATCGCTGCAGGTTATTGGTACGCCCATCCATGTGGAATTCCAAGAAGGGGAAAACCCCTTTGCCGGCAAGAAAAACAGCCTGACCTTGTCGCAGCAGCGTAAGCGTAAGCGCTTGATGAAATACATTCGCTCTCGCAAGTAA
- a CDS encoding OsmC family protein, translating to MITLETVEAGKLRHRVQVEHFDALFADVPQALGGEGTAPDPHDYFDLSLGACKALTIFLYARHKKLPLETLTVTVSRDDSEERKGKYQLSVTLAMAGDLSDDEKAKLVDIGDKCPIHKLMTSTEVSISTALA from the coding sequence ATGATCACCCTTGAAACCGTAGAAGCGGGAAAACTGCGCCACCGCGTGCAGGTTGAACACTTTGACGCCTTGTTTGCCGATGTGCCCCAAGCGCTGGGCGGCGAGGGCACCGCGCCCGACCCCCACGACTATTTTGACTTGTCGCTGGGGGCCTGTAAGGCACTGACCATTTTTCTTTATGCCCGCCATAAAAAACTGCCGCTAGAAACGCTCACCGTCACGGTCAGCCGCGACGACAGTGAGGAGCGCAAAGGCAAATACCAATTATCGGTAACGCTGGCGATGGCAGGGGACTTGAGCGATGACGAAAAGGCCAAACTGGTCGACATCGGCGATAAGTGCCCCATTCATAAGCTGATGACCAGCACCGAGGTCAGCATTAGCACGGCGCTAGCCTAA